From the Gammaproteobacteria bacterium genome, the window GTGCACGTGGGTGCCGCCGCAGAGTTCGGTGGAGAAGTCGCCGAACTTCATCACCCGCACCACGTTGCCGTACTTCTCGCCGAACAGCGCCATGGCCCCGGCCTTGATGGCCTCGTCGTAGCTGGTCTCGCGCACGTCCGCCGCCTCGTTGCGGCGGATCTCGGTGTTCACCAGGTCCTCGATCTTCGAGAGCTCCTCCGGCGTCACCGCCTGGTAGTGGGAGAAGTCGAAGCGCAGCCGGTCCGGCGCCACCAGCGAACCTTTCTGGGTCACGTGGGTGCCCAGCACCTTGCGCAGGGCCGCATGCAAGAGGTGCGTGGCGGAGTGGTTCAGCACCGTGGCCGCGCGCAGGCCTTCATCCACCTGCGCGTCCACGGTGTCGCCCAGCTTGATCTCGCCGTGGGTGACTTGGCCCATGTGAGCGAAAGCGCCACCGCCGCGCTTCTGGGTGTCCGCCACCTTGAACGCGCCGTTGCCATTCTTGAGCAGGCCCTGGTCGCCCACCTGGCCGCCGGACTCGGCGTAGAACGGCGTCTGGTCCAGCACCACCATGCCCTGCTCGCCGGCCTTGAGCGCCTGCACCGCGTCCTTGCCGCGGAACAACGCCACGACCTTGCCGGGATGCTTCAGGTGCTCGTAGCCCTTGAAGGCCGTCTCACCTTCGATGGCCACGTCCTGGCCGTACTCGGCGCCGAACTTGCTGGCGGAGCGGGCGCGGTCGCGCTGGGATTCCATCTCGCGCTCGAAGCCCGCCTCGTCGATGGCGAGGCCGCGCTCGCGGGCGATGTCGTTGGTGAGGTCGGCCGGGAAGCCATAGGTGTCGTAGAGCTTGAACACCGTCTCGCCCGGCAGCGTCTTGCCCTTGAGCCCCTTGATGGCGGACTCCAGGAGGCCCATGCCCTGAGCAAGCGTCTCGGCGAAGCGTTCCTCTTCCTGCAGCAGCACCTTCTCCACATGGGAGGCGGCCTTGTGCAGTTCCGGATAGGCCCCGCCCATCTCGGCGTCCAGCGCCTTCACCAGCTTGTGGAAGAAGGGCTTCTCCTGACCAAGCTTGTAGCCGTGACGGATGGCACGGCGGATGATGCGGCGCAGCACGTAGCCGCGGCCTTCGTTGGAGGGCAGCACGCCGTCGGTGATGAGGAAGGCGCAGGCGCGGATGTGGTCCGCGATCACCCGCAGCGAGGGACTGCTCTTGTCCTTCGCGCCCGTTACATCTGCCGCAGCGGCAATGAGCTTCTGGAAGAGGTCGATCTCATAGTTGGAATGCACGTGCTGCAGCACCGCCGTCACGCGCTCCAGGCCCATGCCCGTGTCCACGCAGGGCTTGGGAAGGGGCGTCAGCACCCCGTCCGCCGAGCGGTCGAACTGCATGAACACCAGGTTCCAGATCTCGATGTAACGGTCGCCGTCCGCATCGGGCGAACCCGGGGGCCCGCCGGCCACGTCGGCGCCGTGGTCGTAGAAGATCTCGGAGCAGGGGCCGCAGGGGCCCGTGTCCGCCATCTGCCAGAAGTTGTCGCTCTGGTACTTCTGGCCGCCCGGCTTGTCGCCGATGCGCACGATGCGCGCCGCAGGCACGCCCACGTCGTTCAGCCAGTGGCCGTAGGCCTCGTCGTCCGTGTGGTAGACCGTGACCCAGAGCTTCTCCGGGGGCAGCTTCCAGACCTGGGTCAGGAGTTCCCAGGAATAGAGGATCGCGTCCTTCTTGAAGTAGTCGCCGAAGCTGAAGTTGCCCAGCATCTCGAAGAAGGTGTGGTGGCGGGCGGTGTAGCCCACGTTCTCCAGGTCGTTGTGCTTGCCACCGGCGCGCACGCAACGCTGCGAGGAGGCCGCGCGCCTGTAGTCGCGCTTGTCGCGCCCCAGGAACACGTCCTTGAACTGCACCATGCCGGCGTTGGTGAAGAGCAGCGTCGGGTCGTTGGCGGGCACGAGCGGGCTCGAAGGCACCACCATATGGCCCTTGGACTGGAAGAACTCCAGGAAACTCTTGCGGATGTCGTTGCTGGTCATCATGGGCGGATATTATGAGGCCTTGGCCCCCGCCACCCAATAGAAACACCGGTATTCCGGCTGAAATAGCGGTCTTCTAGTCTTCCAGGTCGCCCTTCAGGGCCTTGCGGATGTCCTCCATGGAGAACCCGCGCTGCTGCAGGAAGCGCGCCTGCCGCGCCCGTTCCGGCATATCCTTCGGCAAGTCTGTCCCAAAACGCTTGCGCCTGGCAGCCTCCGCGCCCTGGGCCGAGGCCGCTTTCAGGCCCGCCACCGCCTTCTCCATGAGCTCGCCGGTCACGCCCCGGCCCTGTAGTTCAGCGCGGATCTTGAGGGGGCCGGAACCGCGCCGCACCCGGGCAGCCACGAACTCCTGCACGAAGCGGACATCCGAGAGCAGCGACTGCCCCTGCAATGACGAGAGCACCGCCTCGACGGCGGTGCTCTCATAGCCTCGTCCAAGAAGCTTTGACCTGAGTTCCTGGGCGGAGTGCTCGCGCCGGGCCAGGAGGGCCAGCGCCTTGGCCCTGACCCTCGCCGGGTCGCGGGCCTCCTCCGGCTCAGGCTTCCGTGATCTCTTCAGGCTCATCGCCTTCGTCGCTGTCCACCACCGCCAGTGGGGCGCCGGGGACCTTCTTCGGCACCAGCTTCTCGCGGATGCTGGCCTCGATCTCGGCCATCACTTCCGGGTTCTGCTCCAGGTA encodes:
- the alaS gene encoding alanine--tRNA ligase, whose translation is MTSNDIRKSFLEFFQSKGHMVVPSSPLVPANDPTLLFTNAGMVQFKDVFLGRDKRDYRRAASSQRCVRAGGKHNDLENVGYTARHHTFFEMLGNFSFGDYFKKDAILYSWELLTQVWKLPPEKLWVTVYHTDDEAYGHWLNDVGVPAARIVRIGDKPGGQKYQSDNFWQMADTGPCGPCSEIFYDHGADVAGGPPGSPDADGDRYIEIWNLVFMQFDRSADGVLTPLPKPCVDTGMGLERVTAVLQHVHSNYEIDLFQKLIAAAADVTGAKDKSSPSLRVIADHIRACAFLITDGVLPSNEGRGYVLRRIIRRAIRHGYKLGQEKPFFHKLVKALDAEMGGAYPELHKAASHVEKVLLQEEERFAETLAQGMGLLESAIKGLKGKTLPGETVFKLYDTYGFPADLTNDIARERGLAIDEAGFEREMESQRDRARSASKFGAEYGQDVAIEGETAFKGYEHLKHPGKVVALFRGKDAVQALKAGEQGMVVLDQTPFYAESGGQVGDQGLLKNGNGAFKVADTQKRGGGAFAHMGQVTHGEIKLGDTVDAQVDEGLRAATVLNHSATHLLHAALRKVLGTHVTQKGSLVAPDRLRFDFSHYQAVTPEELSKIEDLVNTEIRRNEAADVRETSYDEAIKAGAMALFGEKYGNVVRVMKFGDFSTELCGGTHVHRTGDIGLFKILSEGGVAAGVRRIEAVTGAGALAYVHTLQGTVRALVDALRSDDIVAKTQQLQERVKQLEKQLAQASGKLAANRGDELTASAQAIGPAKVLAAAVEGVDAAALRELMDQLKNKLGSAVVVLGAASEGKVSLIAGVTQDLTGKVKAGELVNMVAQQVGGKGGGRPDMAQAGGTDPSKLDAALKSVPDWVRSKIA
- a CDS encoding regulatory protein RecX — translated: MSLKRSRKPEPEEARDPARVRAKALALLARREHSAQELRSKLLGRGYESTAVEAVLSSLQGQSLLSDVRFVQEFVAARVRRGSGPLKIRAELQGRGVTGELMEKAVAGLKAASAQGAEAARRKRFGTDLPKDMPERARQARFLQQRGFSMEDIRKALKGDLED